The following proteins come from a genomic window of Trifolium pratense cultivar HEN17-A07 linkage group LG4, ARS_RC_1.1, whole genome shotgun sequence:
- the LOC123922675 gene encoding heavy metal-associated isoprenylated plant protein 19 has translation MGKNKKVEQNKLITVEYNVSMHCNACERTVAKVINKCKGMETFITDMNRHVVIVTGRIDSNKLLKKLKKKTGKKVEILSIKDDEETNDESNDMLVIMPPFLYENGCCIKTEDLMMFNDENPNACAIM, from the exons ATGGGAAAGAACAAAAAAgttgaacaaaacaaattaataactGTGGAATACAATGTTTCAATGCATTGTAACGCTTGTGAAAGAACTGTTGCAAAAGTCATCAATAAGTGTAAAG GAATGGAAACGTTCATTACTGACATGAACAGACACGTGGTGATTGTAACGGGTCGGATTGATTCGAATAAATTattgaagaaactaaaaaagaaaacaggaaaaaaagTGGAGATTTTGTCCATCAAAGATGATGAGGAGACAAACGATGAATCTAATGATATGCTTGTTATAATGCCACCATTTTTGTATGAAAATGGTTGTTGCATAAAAACCGAAGATTTGATGATGTTCAACGATGAAAATCCAAATGCATGTGCAATAATGTAG
- the LOC123920673 gene encoding probable 1-deoxy-D-xylulose-5-phosphate synthase, chloroplastic, which yields MDLCAFPCPAFVTPSDNSPRRTLLLSSHSQSQWGLHLLSHSQHKLNNKKCTRTRTRTRVYASLSEMGEYYSQRPPTPLLDTINYPIHMKNLSTKELKQLADELRSDVIFSVSRTGGHLGSSLGVVELTIALHYVFNSPQDRILWDVGHQSYPHKILTGRRDKMHTMRQTNGLSGFTKRSESEYDCFGTGHSSTTISAGLGMAVGRDLKGRKNDVVAVIGDGAMTAGQAYEAMNNAGYLDSDMIVILNDNKQVSLPTATLDGPIPPVGALSSALSRLQSNKPLRELREVAKGVTKRIGGPMHELAAKVDEYARGMISGSGSTLFEELGLYYIGPVDGHNIDDLVAILKEVKSTNSTGPVLIHVITEKGRGYPYAEKAADKYHGVTKFDPPTGKQFKVTAPTQSYTTIFAEALIAEAKADKDIIAIHAAMGGGTGMNLFHRRFPTRCFDVGIAEQHAVTFAAGLACEGLKPFCAIYSSFLQRGYDQVVHDVDLQKLPVRFAMDRAGLVGSDGPTHSGSFDVAFMACLPNMVVMAPSDEAELCHMVATAAAIDDRPSCFRYPRGNGIGVELPTEYKGIPLEVGKGRILIEGERVALLGYGTAVQNCLAAASLVERHGLRLTVADARFCKPLDRSLIRSLAKSHDVLITVEEGSIGGFGSHVAQFMALDGLLDGNLKWRPVVLPDRYIDHGSPADQLSMAGLTPSHIAATVFNILGQTREALEVMS from the exons ATGGATCTCTGTGCATTTCCATGTCCTGCTTTTGTAACACCTTCTGATAATTCTCCTAGAAGAACACTTCTTCTATCTTCTCACTCTCAATCTCAATGGGGTCTTCATTTACTCTCTCACTCCCAACACAAACTCAACAACAAAAAGTGTACTAGAACTAGAACTAGAACCAGAGTTTATGCTTCACTTTCTGAAATGGGTGAGTATTATTCTCAAAGACCTCCAACTCCATTACTTGACACCATTAACTATCCAATTCATATGAAAAATCTCTCTACCAAGGAGCTGAAACAACTTGCGGATGAACTACGTTCTGATGTTATTTTCAGTGTTTCAAGAACTGGGGGTCATTTAGGTTCAAGTCTTGGTGTTGTTGAACTTACTATTGCTCTTCACTATGTCTTTAATTCACCTCAAGATAGGATTTTGTGGGATGTTGGTCATCAG TCTTACCCTCATAAAATACTTACTGGTAGAAGGGATAAGATGCATACCATGAGACAGACTAATGGATTATCTGGATTTACAAAACGTTCTGAGAGTGAATATGATTGTTTTGGTACTGGTCATAGCTCAACAACTATTTCAGCTGGACTTG GAATGGCGGTTGGGAGAGATCTAAAGGGAAGAAAGAATGATGTAGTTGCAGTTATTGGTGATGGTGCTATGACAGCAGGTCAAGCTTATGAAGCCATGAACAATGCTGGATATCTTGATTCCGACATGATTGTTATTTTAAATGACAACAAACAGGTTTCGTTACCAACTGCTACTCTTGATGGACCTATACCACCTGTAGGAGCTTTGAGTAGTGCACTCAGTAGGTTACAATCAAATAAACCTCTTAGAGAATTGCGAGAGGTTGCCAAG GGAGTGACTAAACGAATTGGAGGTCCTATGCATGAATTGGCTGCGAAAGTTGATGAGTATGCTCGTGGTATGATCAGTGGTTCTGGATCGACACTTTTTGAAGAACTTGGGCTCTACTATATTGGTCCTGTTGATGGTCATAACATTGATGATCTAGTTGCCATTCTCAAAGAAGTCAAAAGTACTAATAGTACTGGTCCTGTATTGATCCATGTTATCACTGAAAAGGGCCGTGGATATCCATACGCGGAGAAAGCAGCTGACAAGTACCACG GCGTTACCAAGTTTGATCCACCAACTGGAAAACAATTCAAAGTCACGGCTCCCACACAGTCTTACACAACAATCTTTGCGGAGGCTTTGATTGCAGAAGCCAAAGCTGACAAAGATATTATCGCAATCCATGCTGCGATGGGAGGTGGAACTGGCATGAATCTCTTCCATCGCCGATTCCCAACAAGATGCTTTGACGTGGGGATAGCAGAACAGCATGCCGTTACGTTTGCTGCAGGTCTGGCTTGTGAAGGCCTTAAGCCTTTCTGTGCAATTTATTCATCATTCTTGCAGAGGGGCTATGATCAG GTGGTACATGATGTTGATTTGCAGAAGCTGCCTGTAAGATTTGCAATGGACAGAGCTGGATTAGTTGGATCAGATGGTCCTACGCATTCTGGTTCCTTTGACGTCGCCTTTATGGCATGCCTCCCCAACATGGTGGTGATGGCTCCTTCAGATGAAGCTGAGCTTTGCCACATGGTTGCCACCGCAGCAGCCATCGACGATCGACCTAGTTGTTTCCGATACCCGAGGGGAAATGGCATTGGTGTTGAACTGCCAACTGAGTACAAAGGCATTCCTCTTGAG GTTGGTAAAGGTAGGATACTTATTGAAGGGGAAAGAGTTGCCCTCTTGGGCTACGGAACAGCCGTTCAGAACTGTTTGGCTGCAGCTTCCTTAGTGGAACGTCATGGCTTGCGCTTAACCGTTGCCGATGCACGTTTCTGCAAGCCATTGGATCGATCCTTGATTCGCAGCCTGGCAAAATCACACGATGTTCTGATCACCGTAGAAGAAGGATCCATTGGAGGATTTGGCTCTCATGTTGCTCAGTTCATGGCACTTGATGGCCTTTTAGATGGAAATTTGAAG TGGAGGCCGGTGGTTCTTCCCGACCGTTATATTGACCATGGATCACCTGCTGACCAATTGTCTATGGCTGGTCTTACACCCTCTCACATAGCAGCAACAGTGTTTAACATACTTGGGCAGACAAGAGAGGCATTAGAGGTCATGTCATAA